One genomic region from Chthonomonas calidirosea T49 encodes:
- a CDS encoding 3D domain-containing protein, translating into MATSSPVRRISAIGVMALAIGVGATRPGDATPRQTDTTTSAPQTSQTLTKTVTLREPIPYPTLRKPTSLLRSGTSRILRGGVKGEKEVTYRIWLRPDGTEIKRIRLSERILKKPVPEVVQVGIAAKLASRGYFSGRRVLIMNATYYYPHEGSATGRASTGIKCGYGVVAVDPHYIPLGTRLYIEGYGYAIAADVGSAIKGNRIDLCIDSLHNIAHIRDMHHVRVHILN; encoded by the coding sequence TTGGCGACTTCTTCGCCTGTCCGTCGCATCTCCGCGATCGGGGTCATGGCACTCGCCATCGGTGTGGGCGCCACACGGCCAGGAGACGCGACACCGCGACAAACGGATACTACCACGAGCGCACCTCAAACCTCACAGACGCTCACGAAAACGGTGACGCTCAGGGAACCGATCCCCTATCCCACCCTCAGGAAGCCGACCTCTCTGCTGCGAAGCGGTACCAGTCGTATTTTGCGTGGTGGAGTGAAAGGCGAAAAAGAGGTGACCTACCGTATCTGGCTTCGGCCAGACGGCACCGAAATAAAAAGGATTCGCCTCTCAGAGCGTATCCTTAAAAAGCCCGTGCCGGAAGTTGTTCAGGTAGGCATAGCCGCCAAACTTGCCTCACGCGGCTACTTTTCCGGTAGGCGCGTTCTCATTATGAACGCCACCTACTACTACCCTCATGAGGGCAGCGCTACTGGGCGCGCCAGCACCGGCATTAAATGTGGGTACGGTGTGGTGGCCGTAGACCCTCACTACATTCCCTTAGGCACACGTCTCTATATTGAGGGATACGGTTACGCCATCGCTGCCGATGTCGGCAGCGCTATCAAGGGCAACCGAATCGATCTCTGTATCGACTCGTTGCACAATATCGCCCACATTCGAGACATGCACCACGTGCGCGTCCACATCCTAAACTGA